A DNA window from Mycobacterium sp. IDR2000157661 contains the following coding sequences:
- the nuoH gene encoding NADH-quinone oxidoreductase subunit NuoH encodes MTYPDPTLFGHDPWWLIVVKAVAIFAFLMLSVLVAILIERKLLGWMQMRPGPNRVGPWGLLQSLVDGVKLALKEGLIPAGVDRFVYLAAPVIAAVPAFIAFAVIPMGGEVSVFGQRTALQLTDMPVAVLYVLAATSIGVYGIVLAGWASGSTYPLLGGLRSSAQVISYEIAMALSFVAVFLYAGTMSTSGIVASQQGLWFIFPLLPSFIIYLISMVGETNRAPFDLPEAEGELVGGFHTEYSSIKFAMFMLAEYVNMITVSALATTLFLGGWHAPWPINMWDGANSGWWPLLWFIAKVWGFMFVFFWLRGTLPRMRYDQFMALGWKILMPVSLVWIVIVSSVRSLRNQGYDDLTAALITVAVVVALLVLVGLWRTVRSRRMPATTVQDLESGAYPVPPLPSTGTAPKEKSNA; translated from the coding sequence ATGACGTATCCCGATCCGACGCTCTTCGGTCACGATCCATGGTGGCTGATCGTCGTCAAGGCGGTCGCGATCTTCGCGTTCCTCATGCTGTCGGTGTTGGTCGCGATCCTGATCGAGCGAAAGTTGCTCGGCTGGATGCAGATGCGCCCCGGCCCCAACCGCGTCGGGCCGTGGGGACTGCTGCAGTCGCTGGTGGACGGGGTCAAGCTGGCGCTCAAGGAGGGGCTGATCCCGGCAGGGGTGGACAGGTTCGTCTATCTCGCCGCACCGGTGATCGCGGCGGTTCCCGCGTTCATCGCGTTCGCCGTGATCCCCATGGGCGGCGAGGTGTCCGTCTTCGGGCAGCGCACCGCGTTGCAGTTGACCGACATGCCGGTCGCGGTCCTGTACGTGCTGGCGGCGACGTCGATCGGCGTGTACGGAATCGTGTTGGCGGGCTGGGCTTCCGGATCCACCTATCCCCTGCTGGGCGGGCTGCGGTCCAGTGCGCAGGTGATCTCCTACGAGATCGCGATGGCGCTGTCGTTCGTGGCGGTGTTCCTCTACGCGGGCACCATGTCGACATCCGGGATCGTCGCAAGCCAGCAGGGTCTCTGGTTCATCTTCCCGCTGCTGCCGTCGTTCATCATCTACCTCATCTCCATGGTCGGTGAAACCAACCGCGCGCCTTTCGATCTGCCCGAGGCCGAGGGCGAACTGGTCGGCGGGTTCCACACCGAGTACTCGTCGATCAAATTCGCGATGTTCATGCTCGCCGAGTACGTGAACATGATCACGGTCTCCGCGCTGGCGACCACGTTGTTCCTCGGCGGTTGGCACGCGCCGTGGCCGATCAACATGTGGGACGGCGCCAACTCCGGCTGGTGGCCCCTCCTGTGGTTCATCGCCAAGGTCTGGGGCTTCATGTTCGTCTTCTTCTGGTTGCGCGGCACCCTGCCCCGCATGCGCTACGACCAGTTCATGGCGTTGGGCTGGAAGATCCTGATGCCCGTGTCGCTGGTGTGGATCGTGATCGTCTCGAGCGTCCGCAGCTTGCGCAACCAGGGCTACGACGACCTCACCGCGGCCCTGATCACGGTGGCCGTCGTGGTCGCGCTGCTGGTGCTGGTCGGACTCTGGC